The sequence below is a genomic window from Equus caballus isolate H_3958 breed thoroughbred chromosome 11, TB-T2T, whole genome shotgun sequence.
TTACCTCATTATCATTTTTAagtaagaggaagaaaagggcaaCAGGGCAACTCCAGGCAAAGAGGGAAGgtcaatcttaagaaaaaaaatcacctaaaaatAGCCCTTAGCAGACAGAATTAAGACTGAGAGAAGGGAGATCAGACAGGAAGCCTCTACAATAATGCaggtaagaaataaaaaagacccAAGTCAATGGCAGGGGAGTGGGAATGACTTTAGAGAGACAATATAGTATGACTGACATTCTCTGGTGACTAAGACAAGATTGGACAAGGAAGTTTAGGTAAAAGGATAGATTGGTATTGGTAGATGATGCTTTCAAAGCAGGAACCAGCTAAGATAACCACCATTTGTTGACTGCTCTACGCCATACACCGTGGATGACCAGAAAGGTGATAGTATCATCTGCATTTTATAAATGGGGAGCCAGTGAATTCAACAGAGCAAAAGGCACAtacatttctttctgctctcctGAGACCCTATTAAAATGACCATATTGgaactttttttaaaggtataaatCCTCAATATCAAAACAAATGGCAGGAAAGTCACCTAAAAATGGGGGTAAATTTTTTCTGGAAGACCAAAAACAGATGGAAGAGTGAGGAAACGTacagcagagaagagaaagtagCCTGGAGAAGTCTCAATGGAATCAGACCAAAGGAAGGAAAGGACCTATTGAACAAAACCCTAAAGAAGTTAAAGTTTAGAAAGGGCAGATCTGAGAAGAGTCAGTAAGAAGTAGGGCTGAAAACAGATTAACAGAAAGTCTGTGTAAGTCAATAGTTTGGCATCCTTCTCCCACCTATATCCAAAATTTAACACACCCTCCTAAGATAACAACAGTAATGATGATGATATATAGGCTTTACATAAATATACTTAAGAGCACTCGAACTAGAACTAGAACTGCTAGTGTAGGTATTGGTACTGAAAGTAATTACTTCTTCATTTTGGCATTTAAATGACACCCCTCTTCCTCCAACTCTTACTCTTAGTTTAGTATCTGGCTTTGTACCCACATTCTAAAGTGGAACAAATTtctgcatgcatgcacacacctACACATACCCATGCACACAGCTCCAATTTGCCTTCCTAGACCCTCATTTCTTACcacttcctttgttttttaaagattggcacccgagctatcaattgttgccaatcttttctttgatttttggggttttttctgcttttttcctccaaatccccttagtacatggttgtatattttagttgcaggtccttctagttgtggcatgtgggacgccacctcagtgtgacctgatgagtgatgccatgtccatgcccaggagccgaactggtgaaaccctgggctgcggaagcagagtgcgcgaacccaacaactcggccacagggccggctctcTTTACCACTTCTTACTCATGAACAGAGAAATGTGTAGAAAGCCTACAGAGTTCTGAAGTAGActtcaaaatacaaaacaaagtgtcattagtctttgggtggtgagcatgatgtaatctacacagaaagcaaaatatattGATGGACACTcgaaatttatataatactataaaccaatgttatgacaataaaaaaatttaaaaagaaaaaagtacaaaagaaaaatcGACGTCAGAGAAAGAGACTTcagaatttaactttttaaaaatctctaattAGAATTCCCAAAAGTCTAAAGAACTACTACGTTGATTAAACAGTGATAAGATTTTATGGAAAAGGAATTAATGGAGAGAAgaacaagttatttaaaatcaaaagtaatactgccaaaatgaaaactcaaaatCAGCACTATTTTAGATGAAACAAGGGATCAATCTGGGTAATAGCTacaacttcaaaaaagaaaagaatactaaACATGGGAAAActctcaaaatgaaaaagaaaattcccacAGCTGAAGTCTTCAAAGCATACATCAACTAcaatgaaggaaaattttaagGTGTATATaacaatgtgaaatttcagaaaaccAAGAATCAAGAAAAGGACCTAAAGGGAACGGTGGTGGGGGCGGCACCTACAAATGGAGAAGAATTAGCCTAGCATCAACTTCCTCATCAACAAGAATAAATGCTAAATATAAATTCTTTAGCAATTTGATTCTCTCCCCTACAAGTCTATAAACAAACTATCAATCAAATATAAGGGCAGGATAAAAACACTTCTAGACATGTAAGGACTCAAGATTTAATTCCCATACACCTTTCCAAAACATTACCCAAGGATAAAGTACAGCAAAAGGAAgtcaaccaagaaaaaaagaaataggatcCAGGAAACAAATGATCCAGTTCAgaagaacaggaaagagaaatcCAAGGATGGCAGCGAAGCAGCAGACTGAGTTAATCTAATCTGGAAACAAAGGATGGAGGGACCTAGGAATTTCCTTCCTGGAATAGGTATCAGTCATTGAGAGGTTAGaagaacatatgaaaatatgataAAAGGAATACAGTGCAAGAGGGAAAAGCAAGTAAGAAAGGTAAAGAGAACTGTTTACAAGAAAGCTATGGTTTAAATATGAGACAACTGGTTAAATCAGAAAAATAAGCAGTGGGTTTCAAGAAAAAGGATATAGATTCTGCACAAATTGCAGTGTTGAGATCAGAAGTCATGTTTGCATATTTCAAATTCATATTAAGGCCCATTTCTACCCTTATGGAAATGTTTAGCATCAAGAGAATGACCCGTTGTTTCACGACTCAGATGTTTTGAGGAGATAATTTTTGCATATTCATATTCTCAAGTATTTGCTCTTAATTTATCCTTCATGAAGATTAAAACACAACTTGTCAGCTCTGATCTTATTAAAAAGAGCTAACAGTCGACCATAAATCAAATGAAACAGTAATTAGTTCTCTCAATATATGATTTcacaggactttttaaaaaaactatcaCCTCTTCTCCCTTACTGCCTCTTATGTTGTCTGGACTAATACTTGACTAAATAGAAAGAATGATTTTCTGCCAGTTTTTCCTTCAATTTGATTACTAAATTCAAAAATTCAAAGCCACAAATTTACAAGGGGGTTATCCATGTAGTGTTTTTCTACATACAAAGTCTCATTCAAGTTTTAATAGATTGACTTAATAGGTTCTTGAAGTAACCCAAGAAAAAAGGTGAATTTAATCTCCTGGCTTTCATATATACTTACAAAAGTTCCAAGACCTAGAACAAAAAGTATttcaaagaaggagagaaggctgAGGAACTAGGACTATTCTAGATTAAAGGAGTAATAAAACATGAATACAAAATATAATGTGTATTCGTAGAGTCTAGATTTTCAACAGAAAAAAGCAGCTATAAAGAACAATATTGGAGAAAGTTGAGTATGAACTGTATATGTACATTCAATAACAGTACTGTATCAATGATAGACTTGTACCATGCTTATATGGAAAGATAACCTTGTTCTTAGAAGATATAGGCTGAAGTGTTTAAACGTGAAGACTTAGGATATCTGTAACGCATTCACACAATGTTGTAAAATCTCCACAACTGGTGAATCTAAGTAAAGGGTATAGAAGTGTTTATTTAACTAATGAAACTTTTTCGTAAatctgaaagttttaaaaataaaaacaggaataaaaatatagactttaggtctggcccggtggcgcagcagttaagtgtgcacattctgcttctcggcagcccgggctTCACGgggtcggatcccaggtacagacatggcaccgcttggcaagccatgctgtggtaggcgtcccacatataaagtagaggaagatgggcatggatgttagctcagggccagtcttcctcagcaaaaagaggaggattggcagcagatatatATGGACTTTAATAGGAACTTGATACTAAATTTCCTCCAGCATGATAACAGTATTATGAAAGAAGGTGTCCTTATTCTTAAAAGACCTAGGTTCAAGTATTCAGGGGTGAAGCTTAGTTATGTCTGTAACTAACTATCTATCTACCTAATCTACTTATCCTGTCTAtcctatctatctatttatctatctacctatttctgaggaagattagccctgagctaacatctgccaccaatcctcctctttttgctgaggaagcctggctctgagctaacaatatgctcatctttctctactttatatgtgggacgcctgacacagcatggcttgatgactggtgcataggtctgcatccaggatccaaactgaccaccaaagtggaacatgcgaacttaaccattgcgccaccaggccagcccctgtaacttatttttatacagattcaggagaaaaataaatggatataaatatacagatacacacatacaaatattcacacacacaaatatacacataaagATACTATAGTTCTCATCGAGTTTAATTAAAGGGAAGCACAGATGTATGCATGTGACCACCTTACCGCAGCATCAACGTTAGCAGGTGAGTCTCCATTAGGGTCTGCCAGCATAGAAATGACACTAATCATGATGGTTTCCACAGTGTGAATAGGGAGCCAGCGTTCCTCTGGCTTTTCATAACCATATTTATCTTCTCCAGGCTCATGAAGAATAGAAATGCATACATCACCATTTTTATCAActgcaaaattagaaaataagagttttgtttaaaatatttaaaataatttggttatacataaaatatctattatAGATGTGGCCTTGATTCCCACAGTACTTGTATAAAACACTGAATATAAACAGAAGTTAACTTCCAAAGTGGAACCTACTAACCTTTTAGGAAGACAACAGATTTTACAAAATAGGATCCATCTGGCAAACCCAAAAGGAATGTAAGCTATCTTTTTATTTGTGCAAAACTTCAAGACACCTAGCATGTAGAGAGTGCCTAGCACTTACATGCAGTAAATACgatgaaatgaataaatggtaactattgaatctgttcttcatttgtgaaaagtaaatggtctaaataccaCAACTGAATTTCTATGTAAGGAGTTCCTAGCTTGCCCACTAACTTATTAATTTAAATTGGTGATAGTCAAAGGTCTAGAGACTTTCCtaaggaaaaaactgagaagtTAACATCATAACATACTTTTTAAATCACATACaggcaaaattatatttttagggAAACGAGTATACTCAAATTCACAAAAGGAACATGGCACATTGCCAGTGAAAATTCACCAATGTAAATGACATTCATGAGGTcccttttctataaaattattttaaaatccaagCCACAAATTAATTGATCAAAAAAAGACAGGTATCTAAAGTCTAACAAATTTGTGATAGATAtaattttaaagcttatttttcatcttataaGTTAAGCACTTCTCCTGTTGTTATAAAGCTGGGTAACCAGAACCAAAGTTTACATGTATCACTGCTCTACAACAAATACTTCTCGAATGCATGTTGTGTACCAGGCACTCACTGACACAGGCTGCAGCAGCGAATGTGACAGACAAGGCTCCTGCCTTCTGTGTCTTTTATGTGAGCTTTTCTATAATTAAGGTTCCTCTTCCCaacccactcccacctcccagtAAAATCTGTTAACTAGATCATGAGGCAAGAATAACACAACAAAACTTTTAACAGCACTATAAAGTTCAACATAAAATGCTTATACAGGATTATTAAGATGCTTTCCTCACTTATTTATTACATAGTAAGGATTTTTTCCAAgtcattttctttgaaaacatattAAGTGTTTGTAGAGAATTCTATCAGAGAGAATCAACTTAagatacattttccttttttagaaaTCATTATCATAATCtaacatctttaaattttttaacctatgtcatttcattttaaacatacaGTCTAATTTTTTAGAATAAGGTTTTTAGGCTTTCTTGCCACTGGCAATATGTGAGATGACAGTTTCATTGTCTCTTCACTCagaattaagatttttctttatcgatagtttttaaatttcacagATGACATCTAGTTTAATTAGCATTTCTAAATGCTTTTGGGAGTGAAAATTTTCCATGAATAGAAAtgtcttttgtgaaatgtctgttcttaTCCTCTTCTCATCTATGTACtcagtttttagttttttattgccAAACTGTCTTAATCTTCCCTGTTTAATTTTTGCCTGttactttttccatttatttcaatgCCCCAACAAATGTTCTTTATAGCTGGCCTTGTTATCTGATACAAGATCCATTTAAGAATCCTATTATCACATTTAGTTGCCATTTCTCTATCCTCTTTTAGtctttcaatatttattacttttgaaACAAGAAAATTCTTACCTCTAACACCCAGCAAATAATTGATAttcactaacttttttttttttaaagattttatttttcctttttctccccaaagccccccagtacatagttgtgcatttttagttgtgggtccttccagttgtggcatgtgagatgccgcctcaacatggcctgatgtgcgatgccatgtccgcgcccaggattcgaatcggtgaaaccctgggccaccaaagcagagctcgcgaacttaactgctcagccacggggctggcccctcactactattttttttaatcacttgaaACTTTTTATTCCATTTAGAGTTTTAATTCACTTTGCTGTTTGGTGTGAAGAAAATTTCTAAATCAATTTCCCTTCAACAGTCTCAGCATCAATTAcgcaaaagaaaacacatttcttcttccttgttAACACTAAACTACCTGAACCATGCATACCCTTCAAGCTATCTCCTTTCTCTTGAAGCTATGCATCTAAATTCATGAAAATCTGATTTACCCTCATCTTCTCTATTTACTCACTGCTTGGGCACAGTTTCTCTTTTATCTTACTGTAAACTGGCTTCTGCTCCCCATCAAAATGCTATGACTGTTCTCACAAAGTGGTCTGGAGAACATATTCCCCTGGGTGCTTTTAAAGTCAACCCTTCTAGGACAAGACAATACTGTTGTATCAGTATCTAGGACTGATACTGTTAGGACATCTTCCTGGCCACATTTTCCTCTCTTGCCTTCTGCGACACACTATTTTTAACCCATTCTCTCAGtcactttccagttttcctttgctttggtCTGACTTTTGATGTTATCCTAATCTCCAAGATTAATCATTTTTTCCCTGGGTAAAATAACTCACTCATTATATCACAATGTTACccatcatctttttttcctccagctttattgagagataaATGACGTACGACATAGTATAAATTTAAGCTGTActatgtgatgatttgatatacgttaCCCATCATCTTGATGCCAGTAACTTCCAAGGCCCTAAGCTCACTGCTGAGTCTTGGACTAGTTTTATCTAGGTATCTAACTAGTGTACCTCAAGAAAAACAAGTCCAAAACTGAATACACTAAGCCACGCCAAGCTAGTCTTTACCCTAtaatttttataacagctttactgagatataattcacgcaTTTGAGTGCACAATTAAATGGTTTCCAGTATGTTTACAGAGTTGTagaaccatcaccacaatcaattttagaatatattcatTACTCCAGAAAGAAACTGTACCCACTAGCgatcactccccattcccccacaACCCTCTTCCCAagtcctaggcaaccactaacctactttctatctctacagatttgcctatccTGGGCATTTcacataaacggaatcatacactatgtagtTTTCAGTGACTGGCTTcatttgcttagcataatgttttcaaggctcatccatgttgtagcacataccAGTACCTTATTCCACTATATGGATAtgttacattttgttttcctgctCACCAATTGatagatatttgagttgtttctacttttcagctactatgaataatgctgctatgaacattcatgtacatgtattttgtggacatatgtttccaattttcttgGTTATATACTTAGGAGTGCAATTGCTAGGTTATAAGGTAACTATGTTTACcgttttgaggaactgccagactgttttccaaagtggctgcaccattttacattcttgccAGTAGCGTACGAGGATTCTAATTTTTCtatgtccttgccaacacttgtttattatcttttttattctaatcatcctagtgggtgtaaagtggtatctcactgtggttgtgattctataaatattttgtaaatggtCTGTGAATTCTAAATTCTCACCTCTCTATTACCACCCATATCTTGTAGTCAACAAGTGAGAATAACTAAATTTTCCTTCCTGCCACTACTCTCAAGCTTTCATTGTCTCTTACCGGAACTATTGATAAAATCCTCTATCTATCTCCTGGCTATCAGTCTGGCTTCCTCATCCAATCCTTCCTCCCTGAGTGTAATCTTTCTAAAAGGAAATAGAGTCAAGATGAACCTAGTATATAGCTTTAAAACTCATTAATTTAATGAGTCCCCATAGCCTAAAGAACAACGTTCAAGCCAGGCATTTACTAGTCAAAATTCTGTTCAAGAATCATATTCTCTAAGAATCATTCCCTCACTCACTCTTCTATGCTACCAAACACCTTTATAACCACATCACTGTCATCTCTCCATTTCAGCACTAAGTTTATGTGTCTATCTTTCCCTTATAGACAGCATAATATCCTTATAGAAAGAGATCATAACTCATTAATCATCATTCTATCTCCAGTGCTTACCAGATACTCAAATGCTTGCTTTTCCTCTCATTCTTATTTCAGaatgacttttctttccttcctaagCCTAATTCTTTCTGTACTTGCCATCCCTGCCCCATCACCTCCTCAGGTATCCTTCTTTCAGGAAGTATCCCCTCTATCAAATCAAGTCTTAATTATTGCATGCTGCAATGCCTTCTCCATTATGGCCTGCAAAACGAAAAGTCTCTTCaacttcaaacaaacaaaaaaaaaccgcACTCATTTCATCACTTGCCCTCTTAAACTACCTAGGCCATTGGTAGCCTTCCTCTTAACAGGAGAGAAGTCCCATAAATTGCTTACATATATActctcatttaattgtcacagAAAGAGATAACCAAGGCCCAAAGAGTCTTTGCCTAGAGTTACACAGCTAATTTGTGGTGGAGCCAACATTCCAAAGCTTTGTTACATCTTCTTTAGAAACAGGTGCAAAAAGATTGCCTATTACACATCAAGTAATTCAAGCGAAGGCAGGAGAAACTGCTAAAAGCCAAGGAAGAGACGGAAAAAATGTCAAACCAACAAAAGGCAGATATCAATTCATGCATCCATACATCATATAGGACTATTGTTAATGCACTCGACCACAAATAAATTGTTAGAgatatttttcttccctcctaCTGGTAGAAAAAATAACTGTGTCTTTTGTGATCAATGCTATCTTAGATGCAATGAAATATGGTGGCTCCCTTGGTTCCCAATAGTTCCCCATTCACCAATTCAAGTCTCTCATAAGACCCATGTGTTTTTCAAGCCATTGAAATCCTTGTAATAAACccttaatttatccattcatccattactCACTCTCTGATTTTTGCTTAAACTAATATATAAAGGTTTCTCCTCCCTGCAACCAAAAGAGTTCTGACTATGAGAAGCAGATTCTTGTAGTAATCTAAAAACACAACTCTGAttacaaaatacttagaaaagaAATCCTTGCGTGCTCTATCATACAAAGCAAGGCCAAAAGTTCAGGGAGACTGAGTACAAACATAGCTTATCTAGCCTAACCTTTGGCTcacaaaatgcattttaaatggtAGCACATCTTTGGGTAAAAAAGTCAATGTCGCCATTTCATGCACAGCTGTATTGGATGCTTTCCAGAGGTTAAAATACAcagtattttctctcatttgacCCTATCAGTCAACTTATGATGTAGGTAGGAggacattctttttttaaagctaagaATATAGATAAAAAAGTTAAAGAGTTGCCCATGGTCTAAGAGCTaagatgagaaaatataaatacaaaatccaAGTTTAATTACTTCTATGCTCTCTGTAATAGCCAACAAGTCACTGAATACTTTGGAAATTATCTCCTCCATTATAAGAGTTCTCTTACCACTGAATATCACCCACCAAACTTGCCTCTAATTTGGAACATTAAGGGTCtcaaaaagagctggaaactaataaaaattattttttcatatgatcTCTGTTACTCCCTCTCTTCTAAAGAATCTAATACAAGGCCATGTGCATAATGAACACAATAAATTTAGTACAAAAATTCCAAAGCAATTTCATTGAGAACTACATCTTTGTTAACCTTGAAAACTTCAGTGACAGGCTATCATATTTGTAAATGCAAAAGTAGAGCTAGATACACTTACCATTTGGGTGCCAGATTTCTGTAATGAATTTCATTTTAGGAGGCCGGAGGGGATAATCTTTTGGGAAAGTGAGATGAGCCTTAAAAACACCACCTtcactggaaaaaaaacaaaaacaagttctTGCCTATAAGTTCCTGCTTATAAGTAAGgaatcaaaaacaacaaaaaacaagggTGCCAGTGCTACCACTATAAATGAAGTAAATGAATAACCTGGATTTCAAACAGTTTACTTACTCAAATGCCCAGTTTAATAAACTGGCATACCTACCATCTTATTAAACTCTCAAAACactagtaaaacaaaagaaatcactTAAAAAAGGCATCCAGAGCAGATCACACTATTGCTGTGTTACAAACCTTTCTATCACTTCTCAATGCACTTCAAACAAAATTCAGAAGGTTTAACATTGCCTATAGAGGTCAAGTTACCAATTTCTCTATGTTGATCTCAAACTATCACTCTTCTCTCTGGTCCAGCcagtcttctttcccttcttcaaaCATATCAAGCTCTTTCTCATTTGTCGTTCCCTGTCTGGGAACAAATATGCTGACCTTCCATTCATGTATCCATTTATTCACCtcattatttaacaaatattgattcaGCCTTTACATGTCAGATGCTAGGTGTATAGCAGTGAACAAAGTATAAAGCCTCTTACTGAATTT
It includes:
- the UBE2G1 gene encoding ubiquitin-conjugating enzyme E2 G1, giving the protein MTELQSALLLRRQLAELNKNPVEGFSAGLIDDNDLYRWEVLIIGPPDTLYEGGVFKAHLTFPKDYPLRPPKMKFITEIWHPNVDKNGDVCISILHEPGEDKYGYEKPEERWLPIHTVETIMISVISMLADPNGDSPANVDAAKEWREDRNGEFKRKVARCVRKSQETAFE